DNA from Rubrobacter aplysinae:
ACATCTTCACCGCTGTCTTCTCGTGCATTCTGCAGCTACATGCCGGATAACTCAATCCCCGCGGCCCAATCAGGGAGGAAGTTGCTATCCTGGGTCTCCTGAGCCGGAAGCCAGAGTGGCCAGAGTGGAGACGGGATGCCGGGAAGCGTCGTGCTGATAAACGGAAGCGTGATCACGGCCAACGCCAACAGGCCGCGCGCGGCGGCGGTCGCGATCCGGGGCGGCAGGATCGTGGCGGTGGGCCGGGACGACGAGGCGCTAGCCCATCGCGAAAACGCCGAGGTCGTGGACCTGAGAGGCCGCACCGCCGTCCCCGGCTTCAACGACGCCCACTGCCACCCGATGCAGGTCGGGCTCGCCGCCTCGGAGGTTGACGCGAGTCCCGCGAGTGCGCCGGATCTCACTACGCTGGTCGAGAGGCTGCGGGAGCGGGCCGCCGCCACGGAGCCGGGACGCTGGGTGCCGGCCCGGGGCTACGACGACACCCGGCTCGCCGAGCGCCGCCACCCCACCCGCCACGACCTCGACCGTGCCTCGGAGAAGCATCCCATCCTATTGACCCGCGCCTGCCACCACGTCGCCGTCGCGAACGGCCGGGCGCTCCTCCTCGCGGGCATCACCGCCCGGACCCCGGACCCGGCCGGAGGCCGCATAGACCGCGACCACCGGGGCGAGCCGACCGGGGTCTTGCGCGAGTCGGCGGTCGGACTCGTGGAAAGCGCCCTGCCGGAGCCAAGTGTGGAAGAGCTTGCGGCGGCGCTCAAGCGGGCCGGCGGCATCTACAACTCCCTCGGCGTAACCAGCGTCGCCGAGGCCGGCATCCGCCGCTCGGAGGAGCTGCAAGCCTACCAGCGTTTCCGGGAGACGGGCGGCTCCCTGCGGGCCTACCTGATGGTGATCGCGGATCATGCCCTGGACCACTTCGCCCCGGCGGGCGTCCGCACCGGATTCGGAGACGAGATGCTGAAGATCGGCCCGGCCAAGATCTTCCTGGACGGCTCCGTTGGCGGCGGCACCGCCCGGATGCGCGAGCCTTATCTCGGAGAAGAGGAGAACCGCGGCCTCTGGATGCGGGAGCCGGAGGAAATGCGCGACACCCTGAAGCGCGCCCACGAGGCCGGCTGGCAGCTCTGCGCCCACGCAATCGGCGACGCCGCGATAGACCTCCTGCTCGACGTCTACGAGGGGATATTCTCGGAGCATCCCCGTCCAGACGCCCGGCCCCGCATAGAGCACTGTGAGTTCGTTGGCGATAGTGCGGTGTTCGACAGAATCTCCGGCCTCGGGGCGTTACCCGTGCCCGGCACGACGTTTCTGCGGGAGTTTCTCCCGATGTACGAGCAGAGCCTTGGCCGGGAGAGGCTGCGGTACGCGAACGCGATGCGCTCCTTCGCCGACCGGGAGATAGTAGCCGCCGCCTCCAGCGACGCCCCCGTGGTCACCCCCGATCCTCTAGCGGGGATACAAACCATGATCTCCCGCCCCGACAGAGAGGCCATCAGCCTCGAAGAGGCTATCCGGGCCTACACCCTATCCGGGGCCTACGCCTCTTTCGAGGAAGGCGTCAAGGGTAGCC
Protein-coding regions in this window:
- a CDS encoding amidohydrolase — protein: MPGSVVLINGSVITANANRPRAAAVAIRGGRIVAVGRDDEALAHRENAEVVDLRGRTAVPGFNDAHCHPMQVGLAASEVDASPASAPDLTTLVERLRERAAATEPGRWVPARGYDDTRLAERRHPTRHDLDRASEKHPILLTRACHHVAVANGRALLLAGITARTPDPAGGRIDRDHRGEPTGVLRESAVGLVESALPEPSVEELAAALKRAGGIYNSLGVTSVAEAGIRRSEELQAYQRFRETGGSLRAYLMVIADHALDHFAPAGVRTGFGDEMLKIGPAKIFLDGSVGGGTARMREPYLGEEENRGLWMREPEEMRDTLKRAHEAGWQLCAHAIGDAAIDLLLDVYEGIFSEHPRPDARPRIEHCEFVGDSAVFDRISGLGALPVPGTTFLREFLPMYEQSLGRERLRYANAMRSFADREIVAAASSDAPVVTPDPLAGIQTMISRPDREAISLEEAIRAYTLSGAYASFEEGVKGSLTPGKLGDVAVLGEDLNSVEPDGLTQVGVDLTVLDGEIVYSRQGSR